From the Syngnathus typhle isolate RoL2023-S1 ecotype Sweden linkage group LG22, RoL_Styp_1.0, whole genome shotgun sequence genome, the window CATGCTGTCCACCCTGCACTCCTTCATCTTCTTCAACAAGGTGGAGATTGTGGGCATGCTTCAGGTGGGTTGGCGTCATCCGTGACACCCGTGACAATTTTGGGGTTCAATAATTTATGACCCTGGGAGAGTTTTAGATCACATGACCTTGAGTGTaaagtgtgcgcgcgtgtgtgtggttgtctCCATAGAGACCAGGAAGTGTTGTGCAAAGCTGTCATGCCGAATAGCAAActgaagtgtgtgtgtatttgctgTTGTCTCAGGTGAAGTTGCCTTGACGACAAATGTGGATTGAACTCGAGCACACGGACTGTTCATGCAGTACTTGCGGACAAAATGTGGATTGAGTTAGTGCAAAAATAAAGTTGAATCTCTGCACAGATTATAACCCAAAGCCATAAATTGTGATTTGTTTGCTTTTCCACCTGCCACGTCGGATATGAGCCCAATGACACTGCAATTTAGTTTGGGGTATTATTTTTATGATTGATGCTTCTAACCGCTCCTCCTCTTCTCCGATGACAGGACGATGAGAAGTTCCTGACAGATCTTTTTGCACAGCTAACAGACGAGGCGACAGACGACGACAAAAGACACGAGCTGGTATGACAGTTTTCAGTTTCAGCGCCAAGcatcgtttttttattttttattcaacggcctctttttttttttttgcttcgcaGGTTAACTTCCTGAAGGAATTCTGCGCGTTCTCACAAACATTACAACCTCAAAACAGAGATGCCTTCTTCAAGACACTGTCGAATATGGGCATTCTTCCCGCGCTGGAGGTCATACTGGTGAGTGGACACACCTCGACGGCCATTTGAGCAATCCCGCTTCACTATTGGGATCACGCTAAATCCCAGACGCCTTTATTTGTGATGCAGGGAATGGATGACGTTCAGGTGCGGGGGGCGGCCACCGATATCTTCTCTTATCTGGTGGAGTACAACCCCTCCATGGTGCGGGAATTTGTTATGCAGGAGTCTCAGCAAAATGATGACGTGAGTAGACGATTGCAAACATGGCCCAAATTACGGTTgtgttcaatttttatttttttctggggGGTGTTTGCAGGACATCCTACTGATCAACCTCATCATCGAACACATGATCTGTGACACGGACCCCGAGTTGGGAGGGGCCGTGCAGCTGATGGGTCTGCTCCGAACCTTGGTGGATCCAGAGAACATGCTGGCTACTGTGAATGTGAGTTTGGTGCTTTTCGAAGCGTCTCGACAGAAATATCGTTTACACCAGTCGTCTACTTACAGAAAACGGAAAAGACGGAGTTTCTCAGCTTCTTCTACAAGCACTGCATGCACGTCCTGTCAGCTCCGCTACTGGCCAACACCACCGAGGAGAAGCCGAGCAAAGGTAGCGACCGGAGTCCCCCGCGCGAGGAGCTTCTGTGACAACTAAAATGTCCTCCCTTCTCTTAGATGACTTCCAAACCTCGCAGTTGTTAGCGCTCATTCTGGAACTGCTCACCTTCTGCGTGGAGCACCACACCTATCACATCAAGAACTACATCATCAACAAGGACATTCTCAGGAGGGTCCTGGTGCTCACAGCATCCCAGCACGCCTTCTTGGCACTATGTGAGCTCACcctagatctttttttttttttcaattttttttaagagtCCCGTAGTTTTCTAAATTGTCTTCCTGCGTCGCGCCAGGTGCCCTGCGCTTCATGCGGAGAATCATTGGTCTGAAAGACGAATTCTACAACCGCTACATTATGAGAAACTTCCTCTTTGAGCCCGTGGTGAAGGCCTTTCTCAAGAACGGCTCGCGTTACAATCTCATGAACTCGGCCATCATCGAGATGTTTGAGTATGTCCGTGTGGTGAGTAGTTTGTTTCGGTCAATctccttgggaaaaaaaaaatcaaataatgaaGACTTTTGGGGTGTCAATGATTTGAATGCTTATTAATTTGTATGGTGCATTTCCTTCcctcccctttttctttttgttctccTCTTCTTGCGCCCCAatatccctcccccccccccattacccTCCCTCTCCTCTTTTCCATTGCCTCTAGGAGGATGTGAAATCTCTCACCGCTCACATCATTGAGAATTATTGGAAGGCTCTGGAGGACGTGGACTATGTCCAGACCTTCAAGGGCCTCAAGCTGCGCTACGAACAGCAGCGCGAGAGGCAGGACAACCCCAAACTAGACAGGTCGGCACAATTTTTGCCCAAGTATttgcaacaaaagaaaataacttCATTATTATTCATTAGCATGCGCTCCATCCTGAGGAACCACCGGTTCCGTCGCGACGCACGCACgctggaggatgaggaggagatgTGGTTCAACACGGACGAGGAAGACCTCGAGGATGGCGAGGCTGTCGTGCGTCCCTCGGAAAAGATGAAGAGCGAGGAGGACCTCATGGAGCCTATTAGCAAATTCATGGAGAGGAAAAAATGCAAGtcacttatttaaaaaaaaatatatatatatattgatgcATATTTCCgctattaattaaataaatgatcaGCATTTAGTTTCATTTTATCTTTCTTTTATCTTACTTGGGATCTCTGCCCGCAGTGAAAGACACTGACGACAAGGACGTTCTGGGGAAGTCGAGCTTGTCGGGCAGGCAGAACCCGAGCTTCAAACTCTCTTTCTCCGGCGCCACCAAAACCAGCCTGTCAAGCCCGCCGTCGTCCGGCTCCCCGAACCCCGGTTCTCCCGGCTCACCGGAGTCTCCAAGCTCGGGAACGCGGAGCTCAGGTGCCACGCCAGCGGTAACCACAAAGGTGTGTCTAAATATCACAatctcttttatttatttatttattttaattccgCTTGTAGAAAAGGCTAATTCTTTGTCTTCCGTAGGGGGGATTAGTGGGACTGGTGGACTATCCCGATGACgacgaagacgaggaggaggacgaggaggaggacggcGAGAGTAAAGACGACCCCCTGCCGCCTTCGAAAAAGTCCAAACTGAACTCCTAAAAGACACGCCGCCATTTCCTCTTTGCGCTCCAGTCAGACGTTTTCAGCAATTTCTTCTTCACACGGGAACGATCAACCCTCAACAAACGGAACGAACGAAAAGCCGCactctgccgccgccgccggaggAGACGGGACGCCAACggattcttcctcctcctcacctttGATCAGCCCGATTCAAACAAGTGCCAATCATACGAGCGGGAGGGAACCGCGTCTTGACGGGATGGACGTCAAGTCGAGGCGGAGGAATGGCCGCGCAGTGAGACAAGCGCTGGAAAAgaccacatgaaaaaaaaaaaagaaaacaaaaaaaaacatgtatatgcAGACTGAAATCCCCCAAGAGCTAGCGCACTTGGATCATAATCCCactgaacaccccccccccccccactcaggGAAGGACATCATTTGGCCAAATGGTTCAGCCAATTCAGACCCAAACACTCAAAGCCCTCTCGAGAATCTTCTTCTCGttcttttcttcctctcctcctcgtCCGTTGCGTTCGTGTTCTTTAAGTTAGCATCGAGGACCAGATAAAAGAAAGCCGTCTTGTAGTTTGATCATGTCATCAGTGTTGTCGTTCTCCGGCAGATGTTTGGTTTTTCGAAGaggagaaaggagggggaaaaaaagccagcGTTTTATTTCGTTTTCTCACTTTGTCTCACAAACCCTTCTcctgttgctttttttgtttttttttcctccctctttaCGTTTTTGTAAACGACGACAAAAAGAGACCTGCCTTTAAACGTTCAGGATGTTTTCAGTCACTCTTGAACAGGTTTTTAAAGACCTCAGTAGGTGAGCTAGTTTTACCATTTTTGCCCTTTGAAACTGCAGATTTTTTGGAGAAATTTGTAATCCCGTCTTGATTAAAGATTGAGTGGAATTCTAGATATGATGTATTTTGTCATATCTTCtcatttttgtttccttttacaTGAGTGTACACTTAGTTGTTCGGAATACTTGGGACCATTAAAAAGAACTTTGCTGTAAGGTGTCCTACTACCGTGTGTCCTCAAGTGTCTCCATGTCGTGGCACAGTTTTTAAATCAGGATTCTTTAAAGTTATTGTTTTGATACCACGCGGACTCAAAATAAATGCCCATAGTAACACAACTAAGCAATAGTTGACGTTAAAGCACAGACTTGCAGGTTCACTTTTTGTCCGCCAGAGGGCAGTGTTGTCTTGTAAAAGCCTGAAGTCAATCACGCGTCGTTTCATGGGTCGTTTTAAATTGTTGTATCTTCCTTCTAAGCATCCTTCTGCTTCCCACAATAGGCCTAAAATGATTCATGCTTAGGTGCATTATGGCCTTCAACCAGTTCTTATTAATTAAAAGTCAACAGAGGAGCAGCACACTGCTCAGATGGCACACATATGCCTTTCACATGAAAGCCATCATGAGACAAAAGAAGCCCTCCCTACCGCCGTGAGCGGGATCTTCTTCGTCTCTGCTCCGGCAAGCCGCCCGCCGTTGCCTAGATGCCGGCGCCCGTGCCGGCACGACCCGTCTGTGTGTCTGCCAGTCTTGTGGGGTACACCATCCGCGAGACATTACTGTTGCGCCACATCATGCTGGGTCTGTGAAAAGCATATTTGACACTTCTTTTTGATCAACTCGGCTCCGTGGCATCGGCCCTGTCACGGATTTGAAAAAGGGCCAGCGTGTGTTTTGTATAAGTGTCATTCAGTGCACGAGAAGAGGTAAGAGTTGATCATCAGACAgttcctggccgagaaaagcaaTCTCCCCATTCACCCGACCtgactccctttttttttttttatctcctttttctttctcaggCTCAAGAGGTCATCAAGGGCACCCATTCTGAA encodes:
- the smek1 gene encoding serine/threonine-protein phosphatase 4 regulatory subunit 3 isoform X2, producing the protein MTDTRRRVKVYTLNEDRQWDDRGTGHVSSGYVDRLKGTSLVVRAESDGSLLLESKINTNTAYQKQQDTLIVWSEAENYDLALSFQEKAGCDEIWEKICQVQGKDPSVDITQDVVDELEEERFDDMSSPGLELPPCELTRLEDLAELVASSLPSPLRREKLALAVENEGYIRKLLELFRVCEDLENREGLHHLYEIIKGIFLLNRTALFEVMFSDECIMDVIGCLEFDPALQQPRRHREFLTKTARFKEVIPISDPELRQKIHQTYRVQYIQDMVLPTPSVFEENMLSTLHSFIFFNKVEIVGMLQDDEKFLTDLFAQLTDEATDDDKRHELVNFLKEFCAFSQTLQPQNRDAFFKTLSNMGILPALEVILGMDDVQVRGAATDIFSYLVEYNPSMVREFVMQESQQNDDDILLINLIIEHMICDTDPELGGAVQLMGLLRTLVDPENMLATVNKTEKTEFLSFFYKHCMHVLSAPLLANTTEEKPSKDDFQTSQLLALILELLTFCVEHHTYHIKNYIINKDILRRVLVLTASQHAFLALCALRFMRRIIGLKDEFYNRYIMRNFLFEPVVKAFLKNGSRYNLMNSAIIEMFEYVRVDVKSLTAHIIENYWKALEDVDYVQTFKGLKLRYEQQRERQDNPKLDSMRSILRNHRFRRDARTLEDEEEMWFNTDEEDLEDGEAVVRPSEKMKSEEDLMEPISKFMERKKLKDTDDKDVLGKSSLSGRQNPSFKLSFSGATKTSLSSPPSSGSPNPGSPGSPESPSSGTRSSGATPAVTTKGGLVGLVDYPDDDEDEEEDEEEDGESKDDPLPPSKKSKLNS
- the smek1 gene encoding serine/threonine-protein phosphatase 4 regulatory subunit 3 isoform X1: MTDTRRRVKVYTLNEDRQWDDRGTGHVSSGYVDRLKGTSLVVRAESDGSLLLESKINTNTAYQKQQDTLIVWSEAENYDLALSFQEKAGCDEIWEKICQVQGKDPSVDITQDVVDELEEERFDDMSSPGLELPPCELTRLEDLAELVASSLPSPLRREKLALAVENEGYIRKLLELFRVCEDLENREGLHHLYEIIKGIFLLNRTALFEVMFSDECIMDVIGCLEFDPALQQPRRHREFLTKTARFKEVIPISDPELRQKIHQTYRVQYIQDMVLPTPSVFEENMLSTLHSFIFFNKVEIVGMLQDDEKFLTDLFAQLTDEATDDDKRHELVNFLKEFCAFSQTLQPQNRDAFFKTLSNMGILPALEVILGMDDVQVRGAATDIFSYLVEYNPSMVREFVMQESQQNDDDILLINLIIEHMICDTDPELGGAVQLMGLLRTLVDPENMLATVNKTEKTEFLSFFYKHCMHVLSAPLLANTTEEKPSKDDFQTSQLLALILELLTFCVEHHTYHIKNYIINKDILRRVLVLTASQHAFLALCALRFMRRIIGLKDEFYNRYIMRNFLFEPVVKAFLKNGSRYNLMNSAIIEMFEYVRVEDVKSLTAHIIENYWKALEDVDYVQTFKGLKLRYEQQRERQDNPKLDSMRSILRNHRFRRDARTLEDEEEMWFNTDEEDLEDGEAVVRPSEKMKSEEDLMEPISKFMERKKLKDTDDKDVLGKSSLSGRQNPSFKLSFSGATKTSLSSPPSSGSPNPGSPGSPESPSSGTRSSGATPAVTTKGGLVGLVDYPDDDEDEEEDEEEDGESKDDPLPPSKKSKLNS